The following DNA comes from Micromonospora chokoriensis.
CGACTGGCACACGGTCCGCCGGATGTCCGTCCGGACACTGCTCATCACCGCCGTCGGGGCGGGACTGCTGGCCGCGGTCGCGCCGTTGGCCTTCCCGCTGCTCTTCGGCGCACAGTTCGCCGAGGCCGTGCCGGTGCTGTGGGCAATGCTCCCCGGTCTCATCGTGCTCGCGGTCGCCCGCACCGCGCAGAGCTACCTGACGGCGGTCGACCGTCCGGGCCCGCCCACTCTGGCGGCTGTCAGCGCCGCTGTCGCCGGGCTGCTCGCCATGGCCGTCCTCATTCCGCGGTTCGGCACGCTCGGAGCGGGCCTCGCCGTGTCGGCCGGATACGTCCTCTATGGCCTGGTCGTCGGCTGGGCCTTCCTCGGTTACCGGCCTGCCCAGGGCCGGAGAAACGGTCCGACGAACATGACGATCACACACGGGGGCCGACACACGAGGTCACCACGACGGGAACGCGAATCCGTGCTGCCGGCGTGGGGTAGGGCGGCCGGTGTGCTCGTCGCCGGCGCTGCCGCCGGCGTGGTGGCGGTGCAGGACACCACGCTCCTGCTCAGACTGGCCGCTCTCGCCGCCGTGGTGCTCGTCATCACGCTGCCCGGGTTCGGTCTCTACTGCATCGCGCTGGCGGTACCCGCGTCGCAGTTGCCCCTCGCGTTGGCACCGGACACCACGCCGTTGCTGGCGCTGATCCTGTGCACCCTGGTCGGGACGCTGCTCCGGGGCCGTCCGGCCCGTCGCGGCATGCCTGCCGTCCTCATCGTCACCGCCCTGACCTGCCTCCTCGCTCTTGGTGTGGCCATCGGTGGTCAACCCAGCCAGGCGTTCCGCTCGGTCGCCGCCATCGCCGTACCGCTGGCGTGCATACCGCTGATCGACAGTGCCCGGGCTCGGTCGCGGAGCGTCCTGCTCGTCTTCGCGGTCGCGGCCACCGCCGTCGGCCTGGTGCACGCCGGCCTCGCTCTGGTCGGGACGCCGATGCTCGCCGAGGAGAACCCGGCCCTCGCCGAATCCCTCAGCGGTCTGAACCACAACGCGTGGGGGCCGATGCTGCTGCTGGCCCTCGCCGTGCTGCTGTCCCGGCTGCGGCCGGGAGTGTCGGGCCCGGCCCGCCTCCTCACCGTCGCGGGGGTCGTCGCCGTGACCGTCAGTGTGGTCCTGTCCTACAGCCGCTCGACGTACATCGGTGGAGCGCTGCTCCTGCTCTGCTTCGTGATCCAGCGGCGCCGCACGGTGGCCCTGGCCCTCACCGGCATGGTGGTCGTCCTCACCGTCGGTCTGACCGGCGTGCAGTTGGTGCCGGAAAAGGTGGCCGAACGGATCGCGTACACCACTGTCGACGGACGGCTGGACAGCTCCAGCAGCGTGCGCCTGGACCTGTGGCTCAGCGCCCTGCGGATGGCGGGTGACTACCCGGTGACGGGCGTGGGATTCCAGAACTTCCGAGCCCACCTGCCGGAGTACTTCCAGTCCGAGATCACCGTCGCGGCCGTCGACGTGCAGATCGACAGTCTCAACCACGCCCACAACACGTACCTGACGGTGCTGACCCAGACCGGCCTCGTCGGCGTCCTCCTGGTGGGCGGGCTCCTGTTCATCGTGATCCGTCGGCTCCGCCGACGCCTGCGCGCCGGCGACTCCACAGCGGAGGCGGCGGTTCTCGGCATGGCCGCGATCGGAGGTTGCAGCCTGTTCGGCGAGCCACTGCTCACCCTTCCCGTGCTCATCCCGTTCGTGCTGCTGCTGGCCGTGGCCACCGCCCGCCAGCCGGTCGAGACGGAAGCCGCCTCCGGTGAGCGTCGCGTCGGGCCGAGGCACGCGGTCAGCGACAGACCTGTCCCGACTCCCGGCCCGATCGGCTACCGCGCAGGTCGTCGCCGCTCCACCGCCGACCGGGTCCTGATATGACCACGAAGGAGACGAAGGTGACCGCGCGTTCCGACCTGTCGGGGGTCGACAGCGCCGACCGGCCGCACCGGCAACGGGCTGCCCCGGACGGCACTTCCCCTACCGCGCTCCCATCCGTGATGCTGCTCTGCGGCGCGAGTTCACTGCACGCCCGTAAGTGGGCGGTCGCGCTCGCCGAACGCGGCCACCGGGTCGTCGCCGCCAGCTGGATCGGCGCGGAGCCGATCGACGGCGTCGACCTGCGCGTCGCTCCCGGGACCGGTCAGACCAGGCACGGGCCGTGGGGTGCGGTGTGGCAGCTCGTCGCGGCCGGCTGGTGGCTGCGCCGACAGGTACGCGAGGCGCGCCCCGATGTGTTGCACGTGCACTCGGTAGGGATGGCGGGCCTGCTGTCGCTGCTGGCACCGCGTCGGCCCGCCCGGGTCGTCACGCCCTGGGGCGTGGACCTGCAGTCCGCGCGTCGGTCCCGGTTCCGTCGTTGGGTGGCCCGCGCCGCCCTGCGCCGCTGCGACCTCGTTCTCCCCACCGCAGGGTCGGTCCGTACGGAGATCGTCGAGAGCTACCGCATACCGGCGGCCCGTACCCGCACCGTCTCGTGGGGCGTCGACGACCGGCTGTTCGCGCTGCGGGACACGGTGACGCCGTCGTCGGTCCGGCGGGAGTTCGGCATCCCGGACGACGCGACGGTGCTCTTCGCCGCCCGGACGACCGGCCCCGTCTACCGCACGCCCGAGGTTCTGCGGGCGTTCGCACAGGTGGCGATGACTCGTCTCGATCTCCACCTGGTCGTCCTGACCGGGCACCGTCCCGCCGAGGCGGCAGCGGCGCAGGCGCAGCGACGGTGCGTCACGGAGGCCCAGGAACTCGCCGAGCGTCTGCCCGGACGGGTCACCGTCCTGGACCGGTCACTGAGCCCGGAGGACACCTTCCGACTGATGCGGGCGAGTGAGGTGAGCATCTCGGTTCCCCGCTTCGACCAGCGCAGCTGCACCGTCCTGGAGGCGGCGCACGCCGGTTGCCGGCTCCTGCTCGCCGACCTGCCGCCGTACCGCGAGCTGGTCGAGGACGGCTTGGTGGCCGACATCGTCAGTGGCCCGTTGGAGGCCGCGTTGGCAGAGCAGTTCCTGGCCGCCCGCCCGCTGGAGCCGGCGCTGCGGGAACGGAACCGGCGCTTCATCGAGACGTCGGAGTCCTGGTCCCGTCAGGTTTCCGTGGTGCAGGAGTGCTATCGGCGGTTGACCGCGGACCGGGTCGAACAGCGTCGGGGCGGAGTGTCCCGGTGAAGATCGTCTACCTGCACCAGTACTTCCGTACCCCGGCCATGTCCGGAGGTACCCGTTCCTACGAGTTCGCCCGGCGCCTGGTGCGCAACGGCCATGACGTGCAGGTGGTGACCAGTGACACCGAGCCCGCACCCGGCACCCGGCAGACCTGGCGGACCACTGTGGAGGCGGGTGCGGTGGTGCACTGGGCGGCTGTCCCGTACCGCAACGCGATGTCCATCCGGGATCGGCTCTCGGCCTTCGGCCAGTTCGCCCGGTTGGCCGCCACCCGGGCTGCCTCGCTGGAGCAGGACGTCGTCTTCGCGACCAGCACTCCGCTGACCATCGCGATACCCGCCGTCTACTCGGCCCGACGTCGGCGCGTGCCGATGGTGCTGGAGGTGCGCGATCTCTGGCCGGAGGTGCCGATCGCGCTGGGCGCTCTGCGGTCACCGCTGACCCGACGCGCGGCCACGGCGCTGGAGGGGTGGGCGTACCGCAACGCCGCGCACATCGTGGCGCTGTCACCCGGTATGGCGGCGGGCGTTCGCGCGCGGCATCCCGAGGCTGCCGTGACTGTCGTGCCCAACGCCTGCGACCGCGAGTTGTTCGCCGACGCGGACTCGTCCGGTCAGGCGCTCCGGGCTCGCACGCCGTGGTTGGGCGACCGGCCGCTGGTCCTGTACGCGGGAACGCTCGGTTTCGTCAACGACGTGGGTTACCTGGTCCGCATGGCGGCGACGCTGCGTCGCACCCATCCGGACGTGCGGGTGGCGATCGTCGGGCAGGGCGCGGAGACGGCGCGGGTGCGGGCGCTGGCGGCATCGTCCGATGTCCTGGGCCGGACCCTGTTCCTGTTCGACCAGATGCCGAAGGCCGAGGTGGCAGCGTTCTTCGGTGCGTGCGACCTGGCCGTCTCGACGGTGCGGGACGAGCCGGCGTTGCACGCCAACTCGGCGAACAAGGTCTTCGACGGGTGGGCCGCCGGTCGACCGGTCGCCGTCAATCACGAGGGATGGATCGCCGACATCCTGCGGCGCAGCGGCGCCGGCCTCGTGCTGCCCGCAGCAGATCCCGTCGCCGCGGCGGGGCTCGTCGGCGCGTTCGTCACCGACCCGACCCGAACCGCTGCGGCGCGGACCGCCGCCCGGGTGCTCGCGGCCACCGAGTTCGACCGTGACCTGCTCTTCGACTCGTTCGAGGCGGCGCTGCGCGGTGCGGTGGCGCCGCAGCGGACGCCGGGGTCGCCAATCGGGCGAACTTCGCAAAGTGTCACAAATTAGTCATTAACCGATTAGCTTTGGTAGGACGCCAATAAAACCATCTGGGCGTAATAACCCCAGATAAGCCGCTATGCAGCAGGAGTTTCCACATGGATCTTTCGGGGACAAGCCCCAGCGAGTCCGCACGCCTCGGCCGGTCGCGGAGCAACCTCCGGCTGACCGGCGGCCTCCTCGCAGCGGACACCCTCGCCTGGATCGCGGGTTTCGCCGTCGCCGCGTGGGTGCGCTTCGAGTTCTCGCTCACCGGCCCGGCCCTGGCCCGCGCGATCGGCATGGGCGTGCTGGCTGCGGCCCTGCACGTCGCGGTGTCCGCCGTCCGCCGTCACCACGCCGGTCGACACCCCCTGGGCAGCGTCGAGGAGACGCAGGGGCTCGCCAACACCGCCCTGGCCACCGGTGTGCTCGTGCTGATCGCGCTCGTGCCGATGGCGTCGCGGCCGGTACCCGCGAGCACACCACTCGTCGGCGCGGCGATCGCGCTGCTCCTCATGCTCGGCACCCGACTCACCTACCGCAACCGCAGCGACCGTACGCTGCGCCCAGATGCCGGCCGCGCCGAACCGGTCCTGCTCTTCGGCGCGGGATCGGCCGGGCAGGGTCTCCTGCGGGCGATGCTCAGTGATCCGGCCGGTCAGTTCCTCCCGGTGGGCATGCTCGACGACGACCCGCAGAAACGGCACCTGTCCCTGGCCGGGGTGCGCGTGCTCGGCTCGCGCCACGACGTCGGCACCGTCGTACGACGCACGGGCGCCAAGATGGTGATCTTCTCGGCCGCGAACGCGGACTCCGATCTGATCAACGAGGTCCGCGAGAGCACCCTGAAGACCGGGGCGACATTCAAGATCCTCCCTTCGGTGCGGGAACTGGTCGACCACCGGATCACCGTCAACGACGTCCGGGACCCGGACATGGCTGACCTGCTCGGCCGCCGACAGGTCGTCGGCGACCTCAGCGACGCGCAGTCGCAGCTGCGTGGGCGTCGGATCCTGGTGACCGGCGCAGGTGGGTCGATCGGCTCCGAGCTGTGCCGTCAGATCATGCGCGCCGACCCGGGCGAGCTGATGATGCTCGACCGGGACGAGTCGGCCCTGCACGCGCTCCAGCTGTCGATGTCGGGTCGGGCGATGCTCGACAGCCCCGAGCTGATCCTCGCCGACCTGCGGGACGAGGAGCGGATCCGACGGGTGATGGCGGAGCGTCGACCCGACATCGTCTTCCACGCCGCCGCCCTGAAGCACCTGACGCTGCTGCAACGTCACCCGGGCGAAGCGGTCAAGACGAATGTGTGGGGCACGCAGGCGGTCCTCAACGCGTGCCGCGACGTGACGAGATTCGTGAACATCTCCACCGACAAGGCCGCCGACCCGATCAGCGTGCTCGGCTACTCGAAGCGGATCACCGAACGGCTGACCGCGAACGCCGGCGCGACCCACGGCGGCACGTTCCTCAGCGTCCGGTTCGGCAACGTCCTGTCCAGCCGAGGCTCCGTGGTCACGGCGTTCCGGGCCCAGATCGAGGCCGGGCTGCCCATCACCGTCACCCATCCCGACGTGACCCGTTACCTGATGACCGTCCAGGAGGCGGTACACCTGGTGCTCCAGGCCGCCGGCATCGGCCGCGACGGTGAGGCGCTCGTGCTCGACATGGGTGAGCCGGTGAAGATCGACGACATCGCCCGCCAGTTGGCGACCCAGGCACCCGGGCCGGTGCAGATCGTCTACACCGGGCTCCGACCGGGCGAGAAACTCCACGAAGACCTCATCGGGGCCGGCGAGCAGGACCTTCGCCCACTGCACCCGCTCATCTCGCACGTGGCGGTGCCCCCGCTCGACCCCATCGAGATCACCACACTGGACCCGTTCGACGACCCGGAGAAGATCATCGATCGCCTCGCCTGGCTGTGCGGTCAACCGACCGGCGTCGTCGCGCAGGCCGCCAGAGCGATCACGTCGGCACCCACACAACGCTGACCCACCGGCCGCATCCCGCAGGTGACGTCCAGGGGAGACCCTCGGCGCACCTGCGGGGCGCGCGCCCGCGCGACTGTGACGGTTGGCACCGACATCGACACGGGCAGCAACGACACGCCCATCGACCGATTGACAGAGATCAGTCCATCCCGAAAGGCTCGCGCCTACAGGTCCTTCACCCAAGGAGGCGCGATGAGACCGAGACGACTGGCGATCGCCAGCGTGGTCACCCTGCTCGGCGCACTGGCACTGACTCCACCCGCCAGCGCGAAGCCACCGTCCGAACCGGGCGCCCGCGACGGCCTGGAGGTCTACGTCGGCACTGTCGACGCGAAACAGCGGGACCAGCTCCGCGCGGCGGGGGTCGACCTCGGCCACGACGCGAAGACGGACTCGACCGGCAGGACGACAGTCGAGACGGTGCTCAGCCGCCGGCAGGCGAAGCGGCTGACCGACCAGGGCGTCCCATTGTCGGTGAAGAAGGTGCGCGGCAAGGACGCGTCGCAGGCGCTGCGGGAGCAGGCGGCGGCGGGCTGGACGGCCTTCCGGCCCTACGGGGAACCGGGCGGTCTGCGCGACGAGCTGAACGCCACCGCGGCCCGCTATCCGAAGCTGACCAAGGTCGAGACGATCGGTCGCACCCAGCAGGGCCAGCCGATCATCGCCGTGAAGGTCACCAAGAACGCGCGGACCGTCGCGGACGGGAAGCGGCCCGCCGTGCTCTACGCCGGCGCGCAGCACGCCCGCGAGTGGATCACGCCGGAGATGACCCGCCGGTTGATGCACCACGTGCTGGACAGCTACGGCACCGACCAGGAGATCACCAAACTTCTGGACACGACCGAGCTGTGGTTCCTGCCGGTGGCCAACCCGGACGGTTACGACTTCACCTTCACCCCCGGCAACCGGCTGTGGCGCAAGAACCTGCGGGACAACAACGGCGACGGACAGATCACCTCCGGCGACGGCGTGGACCTCAACCGCAACTTCAGCTACAAGTGGGGGTACGACAACGAGGGCTCGTCACCGGAGCCGAACAGCGAGACCTACCGGGGCCCCGGCCCCAACTCGGAGCCGGAGACCAAGGCCCTGGACCAGCTCTTCAAGCGGGTCGGGTTCGAATTCTTCGTCAACTACCACTCGGCGGCCGAGCTGCTGCTCTACGGCCTCGGTTGGCAGGTGAGCACGCCCACCCCGGATGACGAGATCTACAAGGCGATGGCCGGGGACGACGCGCACCCGGCGGTGCCCGGGTACGACCCGGACATCTCCGCCGAGCTGTACACGACCAACGGTGACACCGACAGCCACGCCACCGTCCGGTACGGCACGCTGGGCTTCACCCCGGAGATGTCCACCTGTGAGGCCGCCTCGGCGGTCGACCCGGACGACGAGTGGCGCCCGGAGGACTGCGTCAGCGGCTTCATCTTCCCCGACGACGAGACGTTGATCGCCGGCGAGGTGAGCAAGAACCTGCCGTTCGCGCTGGCCGTGGCCAAGTCGGCGGCGGACCCGGACGAGCCGGTGTCGGTGGTCGGCCGGAGCACCCCGGACTTCGTGGTGGACGCCTTCGACACCTCGTACGGGCGCACCCAGCAGGTCGCCGCCATCACGCGGCGGGCGCTGAAGAACGTGAAGATGCACTACACGGTCAACGGCGGGCGACCGAAGACCGTCGCGGTCCGCGAGTGGCGCGGCGGCGAGCGGTACGGCGGCACGCACGACGACTACTACGCGGAGCTACGCGGGACGGTCGGCGGCACGAAACCGGGAGACCGGGTGGAGGTCTGGTTCACCGGCAACAAACCCCGGTCCGGGGTGGTCGCGAGCGAGCACTTCACCTACCGGGTGCACACCGACATCGGCGGTGACGTGCTGGTCCTCGCCGCTGAGGACGTCACCGGCCTCAGCCCGGCGCAGACCGGCACCTCCGCGAAGTACGCCGACGAGATCGCGGCGTCGTTGAGCGCCGCCGGGCGCAGCAGCGACGTGTACGACTTCGACGTGATGGGCCGCAGGGCGCCGCACCCGCTGGGGGTGCTGTCGCACTACCGGGCCGTGGTGTGGGAGACCGGCGACGACGTGATCATGCGCTCGCCCGGTCAGGTCGCCGGCACCGCGGCCAAGGCGGCGCTGGACACCGAACTGGCCGTCCGGGACTACCTGAACGAGGGCGGGAAGCTCCTGGTCAGCGGCCAGTACGCGCTGTTCGCCCAGGGCGCCAACGGTTCGTACGTCTACCACCCGGACGCGCCGCCGGAGTGCACCAACGCCGACGACCTCACCTGCCTGCCGCTGCTCAACGACTTCCAGCAGTACTGGTTGGGAGCGCACACCTACGTCAGCGACGGCGGCACCGCGCCGGAGGGCGAACCGTTCCCGGTCGTCGGCCGCGACGGCGCGTTCACCGGCTTCGACGGGCAGCTCAACGCGGCCGGTTCGGCGGAGAACCAGGGGCACACCGCGTCGTTCCTGACCACGTCGAGCTTCCTGCCGCCGGACGAGTTCCCGCAGTTCGCCAGCTCCGCCCCGGTGGGCTGGACCCGACCGGGTGGCGCGCCGTTCGACCCGCGTACGGGTGAGTGGTACCTGCACAGCGGGCAGGCCGACGAGTCGTACAAGCGGCTCACCCGCACTGTGGACCTCAGCGCGGCGACCAGCGGCGAGCTGCGCTTCTTCACCTCGTACGAGATCGAGCAGAACTGGGACTTCCTCTTCGTCGAGGCCCACGAGGTGGGCAGCGACAACTGGACGACCCTGCCGGACGTCAACGGCAAGACCAGCACGGTCACCGGGGAGAGCTGCACCTCCGGTTGGGGCCAGTTGCACCCGTTCCTCGCCCACTACCAGGGCGCTGGCTGCTCCCCCACCGGCAGCACCGGAAGCTGGAACGCGGCGACCGGGACGTCGAGCGGGTGGAAGGAGTTCGTGGTCGACCTGACCCCGTACGCCGGCAAGCAGGTCGAGGTGTCGATCACGTACGCCTCGGACTGGGCCACCCAGGGCCTCGGGGTCTTCCTGGACGACGCCCGGGTGGTGGTCGACGGGTCGACGGTGGCGGAGACGTCGTTCGAGTCCACCGACCTGGGCGGCTGGACGGTGGCCGGGCCTCCGGCCGGGTCCGGTGGCAACGCCAACGACTGGTCGCGCAGCCAGCAGGCGTTCGAGGAGGGCTCGGTGGTGGTCACCGGGGACACGGTGTACCTGGGCTTCGGGTTGGAGGGCCTCTCCCCAGCGGCCCGCGATGACCTGGTCGCCCGGTCGTTGACCCACCTCACCGGTCAACCCCGCCCCTGACGGCGGCGAGGTGCGCCGGCGGTCCGTGGGCCGCCGGCGCACCTTCGGCGTACGCCGGGTGGGCCGCCGGCGCACCTTCGGCGTACGCCGGGTGCGCCCCGCACCTTTGTGATGAGCTGTACGGGTGTCGGGGCTGGGACTTGTGCTGCACCCCACCCGGGATGTCACCGAGGTGGTCGAAATCATCGAACGGTGGGCCACCCGCCACCACAAGACGCTGTTCGTTCGCGAGGAGGACCAGCACCGCGTCCCGTCCTGCGTCGAGCCGTTGCCGGAGGGCGAGGTCCCCGTCCGCGCCGACGCGTTGATCAGCATCGGCGGTGACGGCACGATGCTGGGTGCGCTGCGCTCCGCCGTCCGCGATCCGAAGCCGGTGCTCGGCGTACACCTGGGTCGTCTGGGGTTTCTGGTGGAGATCGAGCCGCCGGAGTTGCCCGACGCGCTGAGCCGGCTGCTGTCGAAGGACTTCACCGTCGAGTCGCACGCGTGCCTCGCCTGCGACGTGTGCGGTGACGACGTCGTGGCGTTCAACGACATCGCGTTGGTCCGCCAGCCGGGCGCCGGTTTCGTCAGCGTCACGCTCGCCATCGACGGCCAGCAGTACGGCTACTACCGCAGCGACGCCGTGGTGGTCAGCACCCCGATCGGCTCGACGGCGTACAGCTACGCGGCCGGGGGTCCACTGATCTCCCCGGCGGCGGATTCCGTGGTGATCACACCGGCGGCGCCGATGGCCGGCATCTCCCGGGCGGTTGTGCTCTCGCCGGACGAGAAGATCCGGTTGGAGTTGCAGCCCAACTCGTCGCCGGTCGTGGTGGAGATGGACGGGTTGGTGTTCCGGGACGCGGCCACCGAGGGGGCGGTGGACATCTCGTACCGTCGCGACGCCGGTCTGGTGGTCCGCTTCGACCCGTTGCGTTACCAGGAGCGCAACCAGTTGAAGATGACACTGCTCGACCTGCCGTTCCTCCCCGAGCAGCTCCGCGAACTGCTGCCCGAGGAGCTACGCCGGCGCAGCCAGGAACTCCCGCCCCCCGCCGACCCCCCACCCTGCTGAGCCCCAACCCCACCCCCACCCCGGTCCCCCTGCCCCGCCCCGGAGCTGTCGATCAAGAGGTTTGCGTCATGCCGCCCGGCGTGTCGTGACGCAAACCTCTTGATCACCGGGAGCGGGGGTGGGGGTGGGGGTGGGGGTCAGGTCTGGGTCAGGGCTTGGTCTACCAGGGTTTTGGCTTCTTGCTGGATCTTCTTCAGGTGGTCGGGGCCCTGGAAGGACTCGGCGTAGATCTTGTAGACGTCTTCCGTGCCGGAGGGCCTCGCGGCGAACCAGCCGGACTTCGTGCTGACCTTCAGGCCGCCGATCGGGGCGTCGTTGCCGGGGGCGGTGGTCAGCGTCGCGGTGATCGGCTCACCCGCCAACTCGGTGGCGGTGACCTGCTCCGGGGAGAGCTTGCCGAGCACCGCCTTCTGCTCCCGGGTGGCCGGGGCGTCGATCCGGGCGTACGACGGGGCGCCGAAGCGCTCGGCCAGCTCCGCCCAGTGTTCGCTCGGGCTCCGCCCGGTGGTGGCCAGGATCTCGGAGGCGAGCAGGCAGAGCAGGATGCCGTCCTTGTCGGTGGTCCAGGTGGAACCGTCGCGGCGCAGGAACGACGCCCCGGCGCTCTCCTCACCGCCGAAGCCGACCGCGCCGTCGAGCAGGCCGGGCACGAACCACTTGAAGCCGACCGGCACCTCCAGCAGCGGTCGGCCCAGGTCGGCGGCGACCCGGTCGATCATCGACGAGGAGACCAGCGTCTTGCCCACGGCGGCGGCCGGACCCCATTCGGTACGGGTACGGAACAGGTGGCCGATCGCCACCGCCAGGAAGTGGTTCGGGTTCATCAGGCCGGCGTCCGGGGTGACGATGCCGTGCCGGTCGGCGTCGGCGTCGTTGCCGGTGGAGATCTGGAAGTCGGCGCGGGCGGCGATCAGCGACGCCATCGCGTTCGGCGAGGAGCAGTCCATCCGGATCTTGCCGTCCCCGTCCAGGGTCATGAACCGCCAGGTCGGGTCCACCGTCGGGTTGACCACTGTCAGGTCCAGCCGGTGCCGCTCGGCGATCTCGCCCCAGTACGCCACGCTCGCCCCACCGAGCGGGTCCGCGCCG
Coding sequences within:
- the pgm gene encoding phosphoglucomutase (alpha-D-glucose-1,6-bisphosphate-dependent), with protein sequence MTHPRAGQPAEPADLVDVPRLVTAYYAEHPDPADPAQQVSFGTSGHRGSSLRNAFNSDHILAVTQALCDYRREQGLDGPLFLARDTHALSAPAAVDALEVLAANGVTVLVDSRDGYTPTPALSHAILTHNRGRTSGLADGIVITPSHNPPDDGGFKYNPTNGGPADTDVTRWIQDRANAILAAGLKEVRRITQARARAADTTGEYDFLAHYVDDLPAAIDIDAIRDAGVRIGADPLGGASVAYWGEIAERHRLDLTVVNPTVDPTWRFMTLDGDGKIRMDCSSPNAMASLIAARADFQISTGNDADADRHGIVTPDAGLMNPNHFLAVAIGHLFRTRTEWGPAAAVGKTLVSSSMIDRVAADLGRPLLEVPVGFKWFVPGLLDGAVGFGGEESAGASFLRRDGSTWTTDKDGILLCLLASEILATTGRSPSEHWAELAERFGAPSYARIDAPATREQKAVLGKLSPEQVTATELAGEPITATLTTAPGNDAPIGGLKVSTKSGWFAARPSGTEDVYKIYAESFQGPDHLKKIQQEAKTLVDQALTQT